In the Ricinus communis isolate WT05 ecotype wild-type chromosome 3, ASM1957865v1, whole genome shotgun sequence genome, TAATTGCTTACACGATGCGTTGAGGATTCCAAATGATGGAATAGGTGTGGAAATCTGCAGTTGGATTAAACCATAGATAGAATTGTTGCTCTCTGTTACCTTTGCCTTGGGTGAACACATTAGTGTGAAGAATGTAAGGGTCACCACTCAAATTCCCTAAGAACTCAAAGTCTATCTCATCCCATGCAGACCCTTTTGAGGATAACTGCAAATTCaaacattttattaatcaaatgaGCACAAACTTTTTAAATGAGGCCAAATAGTAACTGAAAATATAAGCAGGAAGCTAACAACTTACATAATAGGCAGTGACAGTGCCAGCAGAGTTTCCAGGAACAAGCTTCAGCTGCATATCGATCTTTCCAAACAAATACTCATTCTTGGACTGAAATCCTGAGCCAGAAGCTTCGTCaagagaaagagtgagaagGCTGCCATTGTTGAGTATCTTAGCTTTGCTATCACCTCCCCAAGTGACATAGAAATCTTCGTAGAAGTTACCCGCACATGAAACCATCAACAAGTTGATGATCATCAGCACAAGGAATAGTAGCCTTGATCTCATTCTTGAAGCAAAATTAAGAACAAGAATGATTATGTATGGCAATAGTGAAAGAATGTAGTGAGAAGCTTGACGAGAAATAAACTTTGATTTTGCTAgtttatatatagaatatcTATAAGGAAAGGTCAGCTATagataaatagaataaaaaattaacctaaattaaagaaagatttGTTGATAAAAAAGACAAATGAGTTGTAAATTAAAGAGTAGTGTCTGTCATCAAATAATGGAGACCCATGAACAAAAGTTATGCTTGATATCAATTGTCAAACACGGTTTCTGGAGAGGCAAAATCTTCCCTATGAAACTGTTATGGAATCCAGTGGTGTCTTATCAAACTCGCATGAGGGTTCCCTTTTATTTTGGctatcaaagaaaaatatttttggacaaaaatgaa is a window encoding:
- the LOC8261718 gene encoding probable xyloglucan endotransglucosylase/hydrolase protein 23; its protein translation is MRSRLLFLVLMIINLLMVSCAGNFYEDFYVTWGGDSKAKILNNGSLLTLSLDEASGSGFQSKNEYLFGKIDMQLKLVPGNSAGTVTAYYLSSKGSAWDEIDFEFLGNLSGDPYILHTNVFTQGKGNREQQFYLWFNPTADFHTYSIIWNPQRIVFSVDGTPIREFKNMENIGVPFPKNQPMRIYSSLWNADDWATRGGLVKTDWSQAPFTASYRNFNANACIWYNGASSCSPNSVLSNFNNINAWLWEELDFARQGQMKWVQDNYMIYNYCKDTKRFPQGLPRECYVSNH